From Fusobacterium varium:
ACAGACTTATGCTTGAACATCCAGAAACTATAATTGAAGGTATTAAAATCATTAAAAAAGTTTTAGGAGTAGAAACAGCTATCATAGGTATTGAAGAAAATAAACCTGAAGCAATAGCTTCTATGAAGAAAGCTGCTGAAGGTACAGGAATAGAGATAGCTCCTCTAAAAACAAAATATCCTCAAGGAGGAGAAAAACAATTAATTAAAGCTGTTTTAGATAGAGAGGTTCCATCTGGAAAACTTCCATCAGCAGTAGGAGTAGTAGTTCAAAATACAGGAACAGCAGCTGCTATTTATGAAGGATTAGTAAATGGTACTCCTCTAATTGAAAAAGTTGTTACAGTTTCAGGAAAAGCAATAGCAAATCCTAAAAACATAAAAATAGCTATTGGAACACCATTCTCTTATATTCTTGATAATTGTGGTATAAACAGAGATGCAATGGATAAATTAGTAATGGGTGGACCAATGATGGGAATGGCTCAATTCTCAGAAGAGGCTCCAGTAATTAAAGGAACTTCTGGTTTATTGGCTCTTACTAAAGAGGAAACAAATCCTTATAAACCAAAAGCTTGTATAGGATGTGGAAAATGTATAGGAGCATGTCCAATGCTTCTTGAACCAATCATGTTTGCAAGACTTGCTGCTTTTGAACAATGGGAAGAAATTGGAAAATACAACCTGATGGATTGTATTGAATGTGGATCATGTGCTTACATATGTCCAGCCAACAGACCATTAACTGAAGCTATAAAGATTGGAAAGTCAAAATTAAGAGCAATGAAAAAATAACATACAGTAAAGTTATTAAGTTATTAGGAGGGTACAAGTGACTAATATTTTGAAGATGGGGCCATCACCTCATATAAGAACATCAGAAACAGTTGAAAAAGTAATGTATGATGTAATAATATCTTTAATACCAGCATTTTTAGTTGCTGTATATGTTTTTGGAATAAGAGCATTTATAGTTACTTCAGTTGCTATATTATCATGTATTGTTACAGAGTTTGTTTGTCAGAAAATAATGAATCAGGATATTTCTGTATTTGACGGA
This genomic window contains:
- the rnfC gene encoding electron transport complex, RnfABCDGE type, C subunit, with amino-acid sequence MRFFGFRGGVHPPENKLQTENMPVEKLAAPKMLYISLLQHIGSPLDPIVAIGDKVLKGQKIADSQAFLTSPIHSPVSGTVKKIEEHVFPLMGRIKTIMIENDGEETWAELPKIENWEKADKKDLLAMIREKGIVGIGGASFPTHVKLNPPADVKIDTLLLNGAECEPYLNSDNRLMLEHPETIIEGIKIIKKVLGVETAIIGIEENKPEAIASMKKAAEGTGIEIAPLKTKYPQGGEKQLIKAVLDREVPSGKLPSAVGVVVQNTGTAAAIYEGLVNGTPLIEKVVTVSGKAIANPKNIKIAIGTPFSYILDNCGINRDAMDKLVMGGPMMGMAQFSEEAPVIKGTSGLLALTKEETNPYKPKACIGCGKCIGACPMLLEPIMFARLAAFEQWEEIGKYNLMDCIECGSCAYICPANRPLTEAIKIGKSKLRAMKK